One window of Mauremys reevesii isolate NIE-2019 linkage group 4, ASM1616193v1, whole genome shotgun sequence genomic DNA carries:
- the GON7 gene encoding EKC/KEOPS complex subunit GON7 produces the protein MELRAQLTGRDGQKRPLRVRCQPEAGAGGELRGLLRGLSQLQEQVSALLAPLVEQESGGLAGAGPAAGPRGDVGEEEEEEEEDDEENNTDVKTCVDGPPLKRTKSQQS, from the exons ATGGAGCTGCGGGCGCAGCTGACCGGGCGCGACGGGCAGAAGCGGCCGCTTCGCGTGCGCTGCCAGCCCGAGGCCGGCGCCGGCGGGGAGCTCCGGGGGCTGCTGCGCGGGCTGTCCCAGCTGCAGGAGCAGGTCTCGGCGCTGCTCGCGCCCCTGGTGGAGCAAGAGAGCGGGGGGCTCGCGGGGGCGGGGCCCGCCGCAGGGCCGCGGG GTGATgttggggaggaagaggaggaggaggaagaagatgaTGAAGAAAACAACACTGATGTCAAAACATGTGTGGATGGACCGCCTTTAAAACGGACAAAAAGTCAGCAGTCCTGA
- the TMEM251 gene encoding transmembrane protein 251: MMNFRQRMGWIGVGLYLLASAAAFYYVFEINETYNKLALEHIQQHPEEPQEGTTWTHSLKARLLSLPFWLWTIIFLIPYLQMFLFLYSCTRADPKTVGYCIIPICLAVVCNRHQTFVKASNQISRLQLIDT; this comes from the coding sequence ATGATGAACTTCCGCCAGAGGATGGGATGGATTGGTGTGGGGTTGTATCTGTTAGCAAGTGCTGCAGCTTTTTACTATgtctttgaaatcaatgagacttaCAACAAACTAGCACTGGAGCACATTCAACAGCACCCTGAGGAGCCACAAGAAGGAACCACATGGACACACTCCTTAAAAGCACGACTGCTGTCCCTGCCTTTTTGGCTCTGGACTATTATATTTTTAATACCATATTTACAAATGTTTTTGTTCCTTTATTCCTGTACAAGAGCTGACCCCAAAACTGTGGGCTATTGCATCATTCCAATCTGCCTGGCTGTTGTTTGCAATCGGCACCAAACATTTGTGAAGGCCTCTAATCAGATCAGTAGATTACAGTTGATTGACACTTAA